The Urbifossiella limnaea genome has a window encoding:
- a CDS encoding D-alanyl-D-alanine carboxypeptidase family protein, whose product MTPTLLLLVTLAQPEPLPPRMPPDRLDGPPVVSAKAWAVADGRTGAILAAADPPEPLAIASTTKIMTAWLVLKLVAADPKVLDEVVTFSAKAANTGGTSAKIRNGEKVAVRDLLYGLMLPSGNDAARAFAEHFAGRYPADPKADTKADPDPAAPFVAAMNKEAAALKMTSTRYLDPHGLGLNRSTPRDLAALAAEVLRNELFRAVVGTRRHTCTVTAQDGTTRTLVWDNSNRLLGIEGYDGVKTGTTGAAGACLVASGRRDGDHRIVVVLGAPSNEARYVDARNLFRFAWHLPGPP is encoded by the coding sequence ATGACGCCCACCCTTTTGCTGCTCGTCACGCTCGCCCAGCCGGAACCGCTGCCGCCGCGGATGCCGCCGGACCGCCTCGACGGCCCGCCGGTGGTGTCAGCGAAGGCGTGGGCCGTGGCCGACGGCCGCACCGGCGCCATCCTCGCCGCCGCCGACCCGCCCGAGCCGCTGGCCATCGCCAGCACCACGAAAATCATGACCGCCTGGCTCGTCCTGAAACTGGTCGCCGCCGACCCCAAGGTGCTCGACGAGGTGGTCACGTTCTCGGCCAAGGCCGCGAACACCGGCGGCACGTCCGCCAAGATCAGGAACGGTGAGAAGGTCGCCGTTCGCGACCTGCTCTACGGCCTGATGCTGCCCTCGGGCAACGACGCGGCCCGCGCCTTCGCCGAGCACTTCGCCGGCCGCTACCCGGCCGACCCGAAGGCCGACACGAAGGCCGACCCGGATCCGGCGGCGCCGTTCGTCGCCGCCATGAACAAGGAGGCCGCGGCGCTGAAAATGACGAGCACCCGGTACCTCGACCCGCACGGCCTCGGGCTGAACCGCTCCACGCCACGCGACCTGGCCGCCCTCGCCGCCGAGGTGCTCCGCAACGAGCTGTTCCGCGCGGTCGTCGGAACGCGCCGCCACACCTGCACCGTGACCGCGCAGGACGGAACGACCCGCACCCTGGTCTGGGACAACTCGAACCGCCTGCTCGGCATCGAGGGGTACGACGGGGTGAAGACCGGCACCACCGGCGCGGCCGGGGCCTGCCTCGTGGCCAGCGGCCGCCGCGACGGCGACCACCGCATCGTGGTCGTGCTCGGGGCGCCGTCGAACGAGGCCCGGTACGTCGACGCCCGCAACCTGTTCCGGTTCGCGTGGCACCTGCCGGGGCCGCCGTAG
- a CDS encoding purine-nucleoside phosphorylase produces the protein MTPSPLYDQIQEAAAAVRAKWPRTPAAGIILGTGLGKLTEDIAAEAVLPYESIPHMPRSTAPTHRGQLVCGTLEGKPVVAMEGRFHFYEGWTLQQVTFPVRVMRALGCETLLVSNACGGMNPQWNKGDLMLIEDHINLLGDNPLIGPNDDRLGERFPDMCHAYDRELLKLGKRLAMEEQITCHQGVFVAVSGPNLETRAEYRFLRQLGADVVGMSTVPEVIVAVHAKMRVMGVSVITDQCLPDALEPVSLADIVATANEAEKQLRRLVRRVVAAL, from the coding sequence ATGACCCCGTCGCCGCTGTACGACCAGATCCAGGAAGCGGCCGCCGCCGTCCGGGCGAAGTGGCCCCGCACCCCCGCCGCGGGGATCATCCTCGGCACCGGCCTCGGCAAGCTCACCGAGGACATCGCGGCCGAGGCCGTGCTCCCCTACGAGAGCATCCCGCACATGCCGCGCTCGACGGCCCCGACGCACAGGGGACAGCTCGTGTGCGGCACCCTGGAGGGGAAGCCGGTCGTGGCGATGGAAGGCCGGTTCCACTTCTACGAGGGGTGGACGCTGCAACAGGTCACGTTCCCGGTCCGGGTGATGAGGGCGCTCGGGTGCGAGACGCTGCTCGTCAGCAACGCGTGCGGCGGGATGAACCCGCAGTGGAACAAGGGCGACCTGATGCTGATCGAGGACCACATCAACCTGCTCGGCGACAACCCGCTCATCGGCCCGAACGACGACCGCCTCGGCGAGCGCTTCCCCGACATGTGCCACGCCTACGACCGGGAGTTGCTGAAGCTCGGCAAGCGGCTGGCGATGGAGGAGCAGATCACCTGCCACCAGGGCGTGTTCGTCGCCGTGTCGGGGCCGAACCTGGAGACGCGTGCGGAGTACCGGTTTCTTCGCCAGTTGGGCGCGGACGTGGTCGGCATGTCCACCGTCCCGGAGGTGATCGTCGCGGTCCACGCCAAAATGCGCGTGATGGGCGTGTCGGTCATCACCGACCAGTGCCTGCCGGACGCCCTGGAGCCGGTCAGCCTGGCCGACATCGTGGCGACGGCGAACGAGGCCGAGAAGCAGTTGCGCCGGCTGGTCCGCCGCGTAGTCGCGGCCCTGTGA
- the selB gene encoding selenocysteine-specific translation elongation factor: protein MPRHLILGTAGHIDHGKTTLVRALTGTDTDRLPEEKARGITIDIGFARLALGDLELGVVDVPGHERFVRNMLAGATGVDIALLVVAADDSVMPQTREHLDILHLLGVRAGVVAVTKADLVDDTTREVVTLEVRELLRGTGLEAAAVVPVSAHTGEGIDALRAALRAAAEAVPDGRDGAFRLPIDRAFVVQGHGTVVTGSVLAGRVRVGDELDWHTGDGAVERVRVRGLNHHGAAVPVASRGQRAAVNLAGVPHERVRRGQELAAPGAVVPSTVLTVRLRVARGSPRPLKHRLPLRVHIGTAEVMGTVSLLDSDRLDPGGTGPAQLFLDAPVTAVWGQPFVVRDSSAEHTLGGGTILHPTARKLRRRHLVALERVERLESADPSVRFVAAAWFAGSAGLDPADLPRTTGVPAADIAAVTERATGGLVEVLLPPARRLVLAAERVAELEATVLRALGGLHAEFPLHTSHDRQKLAASLTAAAEEAVTQAVIDRLFAARQLVGDRRRVARADFKPKLSANQRKLKDRIVSAHAAAGFAPPEPREFAGQAGGQAAALTDIYDVAVAEGELVKLAADLYLHAAAAAELREKVLALLAATPGATVAAIRDALGTTRKYAVPICEYLDRIGLTRRDGDVRVLAAGPR, encoded by the coding sequence ATGCCGCGCCACCTGATCCTCGGCACCGCCGGGCACATCGACCACGGCAAGACGACGCTCGTCCGCGCCCTCACCGGCACCGACACCGACCGCCTGCCGGAGGAAAAGGCCCGCGGCATCACCATCGACATCGGCTTCGCCCGCCTCGCCCTCGGCGACCTGGAACTCGGCGTCGTCGACGTGCCGGGGCACGAGCGGTTCGTCCGCAACATGCTCGCCGGGGCTACCGGCGTCGACATCGCCCTGCTCGTCGTCGCCGCCGACGACTCGGTCATGCCGCAGACCCGCGAGCACCTCGACATCCTGCACTTGCTCGGCGTTCGCGCCGGCGTCGTCGCCGTCACGAAAGCCGACCTCGTGGACGACACCACCCGCGAGGTCGTCACGCTGGAGGTGCGAGAACTGCTGCGCGGCACCGGCCTCGAAGCCGCGGCCGTCGTTCCGGTGTCGGCCCACACCGGGGAGGGAATCGACGCGCTGCGAGCCGCGCTCCGCGCCGCGGCGGAGGCCGTGCCGGATGGTCGCGACGGGGCGTTCCGGTTGCCGATCGACCGGGCGTTCGTCGTGCAAGGGCACGGCACCGTCGTCACCGGGTCCGTGCTCGCCGGCCGGGTGCGTGTCGGCGACGAACTCGACTGGCACACCGGCGACGGCGCCGTCGAGCGGGTTCGGGTGCGCGGCTTGAACCACCACGGCGCTGCGGTGCCGGTCGCGAGCCGCGGGCAGCGCGCGGCCGTGAATCTCGCTGGCGTGCCGCACGAGCGAGTCCGCCGCGGGCAGGAACTCGCTGCGCCCGGGGCGGTGGTACCGTCCACCGTGCTGACGGTGCGCCTGCGGGTCGCCCGTGGGTCGCCGCGCCCGCTGAAACACCGACTGCCGCTCCGCGTCCACATCGGCACGGCCGAGGTGATGGGCACCGTCTCGCTCCTCGACAGCGACCGCCTCGACCCCGGCGGCACGGGCCCGGCGCAGTTATTCCTCGACGCACCCGTCACCGCCGTGTGGGGGCAGCCGTTCGTCGTCCGCGATTCGTCGGCCGAGCACACCCTCGGCGGCGGCACGATCCTCCACCCGACCGCGCGGAAGCTCCGCCGCCGGCACCTCGTCGCCCTCGAGCGCGTCGAACGGCTCGAATCGGCAGATCCTTCCGTCCGGTTCGTCGCCGCCGCGTGGTTCGCCGGCAGCGCGGGTCTCGACCCCGCCGACCTGCCGCGGACGACCGGCGTCCCCGCCGCCGACATCGCTGCCGTGACGGAGCGGGCTACCGGCGGACTCGTCGAAGTCCTGTTGCCGCCGGCCCGCCGACTGGTGCTCGCCGCCGAGCGCGTCGCGGAGTTGGAAGCGACGGTGCTGCGCGCCCTGGGCGGACTCCACGCCGAGTTCCCGCTTCACACCAGCCACGACCGCCAGAAACTCGCCGCGTCCCTCACCGCCGCGGCCGAAGAAGCCGTGACGCAGGCCGTGATCGACCGCCTCTTCGCGGCCCGGCAACTGGTCGGCGACCGGCGGCGGGTGGCGCGGGCGGACTTCAAGCCCAAACTCTCCGCGAACCAGCGGAAGCTGAAGGACCGCATCGTGTCCGCGCACGCGGCCGCGGGCTTCGCCCCGCCGGAGCCGCGCGAGTTCGCCGGGCAGGCCGGCGGGCAAGCGGCGGCGCTGACGGACATTTACGACGTGGCCGTGGCCGAGGGGGAGTTGGTGAAGCTGGCCGCGGACCTTTACCTGCACGCGGCCGCGGCCGCGGAGTTGCGAGAAAAGGTACTGGCCCTACTTGCGGCGACGCCTGGGGCTACCGTCGCCGCGATCCGCGACGCGCTCGGCACCACGCGGAAGTACGCAGTGCCGATCTGCGAGTACCTCGACCGGATCGGCCTGACGAGGCGCGACGGCGACGTGCGCGTCCTCGCGGCCGGGCCGCGTTAG
- a CDS encoding isocitrate/isopropylmalate family dehydrogenase yields MHSVVFVQGGGVGVDQELAVRRILDAAGVSVQFEVVTAGRAALEQGLDALPESVFAAVRARGVALKTKLLTQKGAAPPTNYNVAFRRQLGLHTSVRPVRNLGGLASRFRGVNFLLVREISEDLYTASEHELVPGVVQSFKIVTAATSLRFFRFAFELARRTGRKSVHCIHKANILKMADGLFLDCFRRVAADFPDIAAKDLIVDNTCMQLVSRPQQFEVMAAGNLYGDLLSDLGAGLVGGVSATAAVNHGDGVTVYEAVYGAGHEMVPKDKANPLPLVLPAVEMLRDLGEAVAADRIVAAVEGVLTDGQVRTADIGGTATTTQFTDAIVARLR; encoded by the coding sequence ATGCATTCGGTGGTGTTCGTTCAGGGCGGTGGCGTCGGCGTGGATCAGGAACTCGCCGTCCGCCGCATTCTCGACGCGGCCGGCGTGAGTGTGCAGTTCGAAGTTGTCACCGCCGGCCGGGCCGCACTGGAGCAGGGGCTCGACGCACTGCCCGAGAGCGTGTTCGCCGCCGTCCGCGCCCGCGGCGTCGCGCTCAAGACGAAGCTGCTGACGCAGAAGGGGGCCGCGCCGCCGACGAACTACAACGTCGCCTTCCGCCGGCAGCTCGGACTGCACACGTCGGTCCGCCCGGTCCGGAACTTGGGCGGCCTGGCGAGCCGGTTCCGCGGCGTGAACTTCCTCCTCGTCCGCGAGATCAGCGAAGACCTGTACACGGCCAGCGAGCACGAGCTGGTGCCGGGCGTGGTGCAGAGCTTCAAGATCGTCACGGCGGCGACCAGCCTGCGGTTCTTCCGCTTCGCCTTCGAACTGGCCCGCCGCACCGGCCGGAAGTCGGTCCACTGCATTCACAAGGCGAACATCCTGAAGATGGCCGACGGCCTGTTCCTCGACTGCTTCCGCCGCGTCGCCGCCGACTTCCCAGACATCGCGGCGAAAGACCTGATCGTGGACAACACGTGCATGCAGCTGGTGAGCCGGCCGCAGCAGTTCGAGGTGATGGCGGCCGGGAACCTGTACGGCGACCTGCTGTCGGACCTCGGCGCGGGGCTGGTCGGCGGCGTGAGTGCGACCGCGGCGGTCAATCACGGCGACGGCGTGACGGTGTACGAGGCCGTGTACGGCGCCGGTCACGAGATGGTGCCGAAGGACAAGGCCAACCCGCTGCCGCTCGTGCTGCCGGCCGTCGAGATGCTGCGCGACCTCGGCGAGGCGGTCGCGGCCGACCGGATCGTCGCGGCCGTGGAAGGCGTGTTGACGGACGGGCAGGTGCGCACCGCCGACATCGGCGGCACCGCGACCACGACGCAGTTCACCGACGCGATCGTGGCGCGGCTCCGCTGA
- a CDS encoding D-sedoheptulose-7-phosphate isomerase, with translation MLGTTLNPKEFLARVAAELGRIDPREVQKLADLMWERYQAGRFVFVIGNGGSGSNASHFCEDIGKGTLARKFFDDDAKKRFKILSLTDNTPYILAWGNDEGFDRVFSEQLKNLASPGDLLVAISGSGNSPNILRAVDWANAHGLTTFGCTGFTGGKLREINHHNLHVPLDDMGIVESIHLTAFHWVVDDLHRRVSL, from the coding sequence ATGCTCGGCACGACGCTCAACCCCAAGGAATTCCTGGCCCGGGTCGCCGCCGAGCTCGGCCGCATCGACCCCCGTGAGGTGCAGAAGCTCGCCGACCTCATGTGGGAGCGGTACCAGGCCGGCCGGTTCGTGTTCGTCATCGGCAACGGCGGCAGCGGCTCCAACGCGTCCCACTTCTGCGAGGACATCGGCAAGGGCACCCTCGCCCGCAAGTTCTTCGACGACGACGCCAAGAAGCGGTTCAAGATTCTGAGCCTCACCGACAACACGCCCTACATCCTGGCCTGGGGGAACGACGAGGGCTTCGACCGCGTCTTTTCCGAGCAGCTGAAGAACCTCGCCTCCCCCGGCGACCTGCTCGTGGCGATCAGCGGCAGCGGCAACAGCCCGAACATCCTGCGGGCCGTGGACTGGGCCAACGCCCACGGCCTGACCACGTTCGGCTGCACCGGATTCACCGGCGGCAAACTCCGCGAGATCAACCACCACAACCTGCACGTGCCGCTCGACGACATGGGCATCGTCGAGAGCATCCACCTGACGGCGTTCCACTGGGTTGTGGACGACCTGCACCGCCGGGTGTCGCTGTAG
- a CDS encoding PSD1 and planctomycete cytochrome C domain-containing protein produces MPPARWAALLVLLVSPPAALADPAGDEFFEKSVRPVLVERCLGCHAADKAKGGLRLDTRDGVLKGGDGGPAAVPGKLADSLLVKAIRYAHDVRMPPKEKLPDRERLALERWVEMGLPWPAQAVLKAPDAIEKAAAAHWAFRPVTRPAGAGIDAFVAAKWRDKGLSPAPLAAARALIRRATFDLHGLPPTPEEVDAFEKDAAPDAYAKLIDRLLASPRYGERWGRHWLDVARYADNKGYVFFEGKEYPWAWTYRDWVIDALNRDLPFDRFVTAQLAADLAMPADRAALGFLTVGGHFVNNTHDIIDDRIDVVTRGLMGLTVTCARCHDHKFDPVPSADYYSLYGVFRSTAEPVVPPLLGAAPQTGEHTLYDAELKLRQAALDRFVSARHAELVTGGRSRAAEYLLAAHAARNHPPADDFMLIADRGDLNPAMTTRWRQFLADTKRRKDAAWQPWHALAELPDADFPRKAAEALAALPSGNKLVKQAFATAPESMKDAAARYGKLLASVDTPTPNADPDAEALRRVLHGPDSPADAPLALDWGFLSLFPDRGSQGEYQKILRDVETWLLKGPPRAMALADAERPYQPRVFERGQPGRVGAEVPRQVPKVVNPQRRPFGPGSGRLDLAREIVSPSNPLTARVFVNRVWMHHFGAGLVTTPGDFGLRGEPPSNPELLDWLAAEFVDGGWSMKRLHRLIMLSDTYRRSSVGDAAADPENRWLARQNRRRLEFEPLHDALLAVSGSLDAKLGGPPVPRFGSHRRAVYGYTDRLEFPTLLTTFDVPNPAASVTERTATTVAPQALFLMNGPFARDAAERLAARPDVQRLDPAARVDRLYRIVYGRPPSAAEAELARAFAARGPERWADLTHALLLTNEFAFVD; encoded by the coding sequence ATGCCGCCTGCCCGCTGGGCCGCCCTCCTCGTGCTGCTCGTTTCGCCCCCGGCCGCGCTCGCGGACCCGGCCGGCGACGAGTTCTTCGAGAAGAGCGTCCGCCCCGTCCTGGTCGAGCGCTGCCTGGGGTGTCACGCCGCCGACAAGGCGAAGGGCGGGCTGCGGCTCGACACCCGCGACGGCGTCCTGAAGGGCGGCGACGGCGGCCCCGCGGCCGTGCCCGGGAAGCTCGCCGACAGCCTGCTGGTGAAGGCGATTCGCTACGCCCACGACGTGCGGATGCCGCCGAAGGAGAAACTGCCGGACCGCGAGCGGCTCGCGCTCGAGCGCTGGGTCGAGATGGGGCTGCCCTGGCCGGCGCAGGCGGTGCTGAAGGCTCCGGACGCGATCGAGAAGGCGGCCGCGGCGCACTGGGCGTTCCGGCCGGTGACGCGCCCCGCCGGCGCCGGCATCGACGCCTTCGTCGCCGCGAAGTGGCGTGACAAGGGGCTGTCACCGGCGCCGCTCGCAGCCGCCCGCGCGCTAATCCGCCGCGCCACGTTCGACCTGCACGGCCTGCCACCGACGCCGGAGGAAGTGGACGCCTTCGAGAAGGACGCCGCCCCTGACGCCTACGCCAAGCTGATTGATCGCTTGCTGGCGTCGCCGCGGTACGGCGAGCGGTGGGGCCGGCACTGGCTCGACGTGGCCCGGTACGCCGACAACAAGGGGTACGTGTTCTTCGAGGGGAAGGAGTACCCCTGGGCGTGGACGTACCGCGACTGGGTGATCGACGCCCTGAACCGCGACCTGCCGTTCGACCGGTTCGTGACGGCGCAGCTGGCGGCCGACCTGGCCATGCCGGCCGATCGCGCGGCGCTCGGGTTCCTGACCGTCGGCGGGCACTTCGTCAACAACACGCACGACATCATCGACGACCGCATCGACGTGGTCACCCGCGGGCTGATGGGCCTGACGGTGACGTGCGCCCGCTGCCACGACCACAAGTTCGACCCGGTGCCGTCGGCGGATTACTACTCGCTTTACGGCGTGTTCCGCAGCACCGCCGAGCCCGTCGTCCCCCCGCTGCTGGGGGCCGCGCCGCAGACCGGCGAGCACACGCTGTACGACGCCGAGTTGAAGCTGCGGCAGGCGGCGCTCGACCGGTTCGTATCCGCCCGCCACGCTGAACTCGTGACCGGCGGCCGCAGCCGCGCCGCCGAGTACCTGCTGGCGGCGCACGCGGCGCGGAATCACCCCCCGGCCGACGACTTCATGCTGATCGCCGACCGCGGCGACCTGAACCCGGCGATGACGACGCGGTGGCGGCAGTTCCTCGCCGACACGAAGCGCCGCAAGGACGCCGCGTGGCAGCCGTGGCACGCCCTCGCCGAGTTGCCGGACGCCGACTTCCCGCGCAAGGCCGCCGAGGCGCTGGCCGCGCTCCCGTCCGGGAACAAGCTCGTGAAGCAGGCGTTCGCGACCGCGCCCGAGTCGATGAAGGACGCGGCCGCGCGGTACGGCAAGCTACTTGCGTCGGTCGACACGCCGACGCCGAACGCAGACCCGGACGCGGAGGCGCTGCGCCGCGTACTACACGGCCCCGATTCCCCCGCCGACGCGCCGCTGGCGCTGGACTGGGGCTTCCTGTCGCTGTTCCCCGACCGCGGCTCGCAGGGCGAGTACCAGAAGATCCTCCGCGATGTCGAAACGTGGCTGCTGAAGGGGCCGCCCCGCGCGATGGCGCTGGCCGACGCCGAGCGGCCGTACCAGCCGCGCGTCTTCGAGCGAGGTCAACCGGGCCGCGTGGGCGCTGAGGTTCCGCGGCAGGTTCCGAAGGTCGTGAATCCCCAGCGCCGCCCGTTCGGCCCCGGCAGCGGCCGGCTCGACCTGGCGCGCGAGATCGTGTCGCCGTCGAACCCGCTGACAGCGCGGGTGTTCGTGAACCGCGTGTGGATGCACCACTTCGGCGCCGGCCTCGTCACCACGCCCGGCGACTTCGGCCTTCGCGGCGAGCCGCCGAGCAACCCGGAACTGCTCGACTGGTTAGCCGCCGAGTTCGTGGACGGCGGGTGGAGCATGAAGCGCCTCCACCGCCTCATCATGCTGTCGGACACGTACCGCCGGTCGAGCGTGGGGGACGCGGCGGCCGATCCCGAGAACCGCTGGCTCGCCCGGCAGAACCGCCGGCGGCTGGAGTTCGAGCCGCTGCACGACGCGCTGCTCGCGGTGTCGGGTTCGCTCGACGCCAAGCTCGGCGGCCCGCCGGTGCCGCGGTTCGGGTCGCACCGCCGGGCCGTGTACGGCTACACCGACCGCCTGGAATTCCCGACACTCCTCACGACGTTCGACGTGCCGAACCCCGCGGCGAGCGTCACCGAACGGACCGCGACGACGGTCGCGCCGCAGGCGCTCTTCCTGATGAACGGCCCATTCGCGCGAGACGCCGCGGAGCGCCTGGCGGCGCGGCCCGACGTGCAGAGGCTGGACCCGGCCGCGAGGGTGGATCGCCTCTACCGCATCGTGTACGGCCGGCCGCCGTCGGCCGCGGAGGCGGAGCTGGCGCGGGCGTTCGCCGCCCGCGGCCCCGAGCGCTGGGCCGACCTGACGCACGCGCTGCTGCTGACCAACGAGTTTGCGTTCGTGGACTGA
- a CDS encoding pseudouridine-5'-phosphate glycosidase has product MPPDWLTVSDEVAAALSAGRPVVALESTLVTHGLPWPTNRDTAREAEAAVRAGGAVPATVAVWHGRPTVGLSSPQLDELAQTSGVMKASRRDLGAAVGLGRTAATTVSATMALAHAAGVRVFATGGIGGAHRAAEGVSWDVSADLTELARTPVLVVCAGAKSILDLPRTLELLETLGVPVLGYRTDRFPRFTVADEGNALPVSVRVESPAEAAAAFAAHVRLGGGGALLTQPCAADVAVPAGEYEAALGRALADADRAHAHGPAATPFVLARLAELTEGRTLTANRALIVANARLAAAVAQAFGGKM; this is encoded by the coding sequence ATGCCGCCCGACTGGCTGACCGTAAGCGACGAGGTGGCCGCCGCCCTCTCCGCGGGCCGGCCGGTCGTCGCGCTCGAATCGACGCTCGTCACGCACGGCCTGCCGTGGCCAACGAACCGCGACACGGCTCGGGAGGCCGAGGCCGCCGTCCGCGCCGGCGGGGCCGTCCCGGCGACCGTCGCGGTCTGGCACGGCCGGCCGACCGTCGGGCTGAGTTCGCCCCAACTCGACGAGCTGGCACAAACCAGCGGCGTGATGAAGGCGAGCCGCCGCGACCTGGGCGCGGCCGTCGGCCTGGGGCGGACGGCGGCGACGACGGTGAGCGCGACGATGGCGCTCGCCCACGCCGCGGGGGTGCGCGTGTTCGCCACCGGCGGCATCGGCGGGGCGCACCGGGCGGCCGAGGGGGTGAGTTGGGACGTGTCCGCGGACCTGACCGAACTGGCGCGGACGCCCGTGCTCGTGGTCTGCGCCGGGGCCAAGAGCATCCTCGACCTGCCGCGGACGCTCGAGTTGCTGGAGACGCTCGGCGTCCCCGTCCTGGGCTACCGCACCGACCGGTTCCCGCGCTTCACCGTCGCCGACGAGGGGAACGCACTGCCGGTGTCGGTGCGGGTCGAGTCGCCGGCCGAAGCCGCGGCGGCGTTCGCGGCGCACGTGCGGCTCGGCGGCGGTGGAGCGCTGCTGACCCAGCCGTGTGCCGCGGACGTGGCGGTTCCCGCGGGCGAGTACGAGGCCGCACTCGGGCGGGCGCTTGCGGACGCGGACCGGGCACACGCGCACGGGCCGGCGGCGACGCCGTTCGTGCTGGCCCGGCTCGCGGAGCTGACGGAGGGGCGGACACTGACCGCGAACCGGGCGCTCATTGTGGCCAACGCCCGGCTCGCGGCGGCCGTGGCTCAGGCCTTCGGCGGGAAGATGTAG
- a CDS encoding RNA polymerase sigma factor, protein MSDTALSFHTAHMNRCIDGLRAGDPAAVNELVRRAQGRFHRLARRMYRSFPNVRPVADSEDVEQVGWVRLLRTLQRLRPDNTGKFFLLAGVMIRRELLDLARKARGQAYQLRSLDALTSEDGTAGANAIPEPAARAAAAEFELWELFHEAVGRVSMNPQKVMILIFYDGRTRAEVADILGCDIRTVGRWWKQACMEVRALVGGAAPLPH, encoded by the coding sequence ATGTCCGACACCGCCCTGTCGTTCCACACCGCGCACATGAACCGCTGCATCGACGGCCTCCGGGCCGGCGACCCGGCCGCGGTGAACGAACTCGTCCGCCGGGCGCAGGGCCGGTTCCACCGGCTGGCCCGGCGGATGTACCGGAGTTTCCCGAACGTGCGGCCGGTGGCCGACTCGGAGGACGTCGAGCAGGTCGGCTGGGTGCGGCTACTACGGACGCTTCAGCGCCTCCGCCCGGACAACACGGGGAAGTTCTTCCTCCTGGCCGGCGTGATGATCCGCCGCGAGCTCCTCGACCTGGCTCGCAAGGCCCGCGGGCAGGCGTACCAGCTCCGCTCGCTGGACGCCCTCACGTCGGAGGACGGCACGGCCGGGGCGAACGCCATCCCCGAGCCCGCCGCCCGCGCCGCCGCCGCCGAGTTCGAGCTGTGGGAGCTGTTCCACGAAGCCGTCGGGCGGGTCTCGATGAACCCGCAGAAGGTGATGATCCTGATCTTCTACGACGGCCGGACCCGGGCCGAGGTCGCCGACATCCTCGGGTGCGACATCCGCACCGTCGGCCGGTGGTGGAAGCAGGCGTGCATGGAGGTCCGCGCCCTCGTCGGCGGGGCCGCTCCGCTGCCGCACTAA
- a CDS encoding ATP-grasp domain-containing protein: MKVVVYEYLTARGLVTDPMYAEGRAMRDAVAADFAALPGCAVVTPDADDAAAFAAADWALVVAPESDGILLDRCRRVLDAGGRLLGPSLAAVELTSDKLALHDHWRARAVPTPATTDRAPTACEAFPVVWKPRDGCGSTATFLLRDRFELVQAQALAAEEYPGPMILQEYVPGVAASVGFLCGPEGNVPLLPTTQILSADGRFHYRGGELPLPPALAERAVSLATRAVACVPGLCGYVGVDLILGDGRDVAVEINPRLTTSYVGLRALAADNLAAALLRVAGGDVRRPVRWHDGGVRFASDGTVVHATFKSG; this comes from the coding sequence GTGAAGGTCGTCGTCTACGAGTACCTGACGGCCCGCGGCCTCGTCACCGACCCGATGTACGCCGAAGGCCGCGCCATGCGGGACGCGGTCGCCGCCGACTTCGCGGCGCTCCCGGGCTGCGCGGTCGTCACGCCCGACGCCGACGACGCCGCCGCGTTCGCCGCCGCCGACTGGGCGCTCGTCGTCGCGCCCGAATCGGACGGCATCCTGCTCGACCGGTGCCGCCGGGTGCTGGACGCCGGCGGCCGCCTCCTCGGCCCCTCGCTCGCGGCCGTGGAACTCACCTCCGACAAGCTCGCCCTGCACGACCACTGGCGCGCCCGAGCCGTCCCCACACCCGCGACGACCGACCGCGCCCCGACGGCGTGCGAGGCGTTCCCCGTGGTGTGGAAGCCGCGCGACGGGTGTGGCTCGACCGCCACGTTCCTGCTGCGCGACCGGTTCGAGTTGGTGCAGGCCCAGGCGCTCGCGGCCGAGGAGTACCCGGGGCCGATGATTCTCCAGGAGTACGTCCCCGGCGTCGCGGCAAGCGTGGGGTTCCTCTGCGGTCCGGAGGGGAACGTGCCGCTCCTCCCGACGACGCAAATCCTCTCGGCCGACGGCCGCTTCCACTACCGCGGCGGCGAACTGCCGCTGCCGCCGGCTCTGGCCGAACGGGCCGTCTCGCTCGCCACCCGGGCCGTCGCTTGCGTCCCCGGCCTGTGTGGGTACGTCGGCGTCGATCTGATCCTCGGCGACGGGCGCGACGTGGCCGTGGAAATCAACCCGCGGCTGACCACGTCCTACGTGGGGCTTCGGGCGCTCGCCGCGGACAACCTCGCGGCCGCCCTGCTCCGCGTCGCCGGGGGAGACGTGCGCCGTCCCGTACGCTGGCACGACGGCGGGGTCCGGTTCGCGTCCGACGGGACGGTCGTTCACGCGACGTTCAAATCGGGTTAA